One window from the genome of Kryptolebias marmoratus isolate JLee-2015 linkage group LG1, ASM164957v2, whole genome shotgun sequence encodes:
- the bco2l gene encoding beta-carotene 15, 15-dioxygenase 2, like: protein MSRTAEPQTHSLSSRERCPQASGLESLAPSVSSVEETPDPIPTTIKGTIPTWINGSFLRNGPGKFEFGEDRYNHWFDGMALMHRFHICEGKVTYSSRFVRSDSYVCNSEKNRIVVSEFGTIATPDPCKNIFARFLSRFQSPKATDNANVNFVKYKGDYYVSTETNYMRKVDPQTLETKDKVDWSQYIAVSSATAHPHYDREGAAYNMGNSYGKSGFFYNIIRVPPPESEAAKTDAADLTGAEVICSIRAAESRKPSYYHSFVMSENYIVFVEQPIKLDLLKFMLYKIQGKSFHKIMTWEPQCGVVFHLVDRHTGKESEVKYLAAPMFTLHQINAYEDNGFLVMDMCCGDDGNVIGDFTVENLKRESGEELDKFYNLLCRNLPRRYVLPLDVDEQTPLDQNLVTLENCKATATKTKPAEVYMTHEELHSDELLQYGGLEFPQINYLQHNGRPYRYFYACGFGHVFADSLLKMDVHTKELKVWRYPGLYPSEPVFVASPEAAEEDDGVVLSVIITPRKEKSTFLLVLDAKTFTELGRAEVSVRVPFGTHGVFNEMG, encoded by the exons ATGTCCAGGACCGCCGAGCCTCAGACACACAGTC taTCCAGCAGGGAGCGATGTCCGCAGGCCAGTGGTCTGGAGAGTTTGGCGCCTTCGGTGAGTTCTGTGGAGGAAACCCCTGACCCCATCCCCACTACCATCAAAGGAACTATTCCAACCTGGATCAATGGCAGCTTTCTAAGAAATGGTCCTGGGAAATTTGAGTTTGGGGAGGACAG ataCAACCACTGGTTTGATGGTATGGCCCTGATGCACCGGTTTCACATCTGTGAGGGCAAAGTAACTTACAGCAGCCGCTTCGTACGAAGTGACTCCTACGTCTGCAACTCTGAGAAGAACCGCATCGTGGTTTCGGAGTTCGGGACGATAGCGACGCCTGACCCCTGCAAGAACATTTTTGCACGCTTCTTGTCCCGCTTTCAGAGTCCAA AAGCCACAGATAATGCTAATGTGAACTTCGTCAAGTACAAGGGAGACTATTATGTGAGCACAGAAACCAACTACATGAGAAAAGTGGATCCACAAACCCTGGAGACAAAAGACAAG GTGGACTGGAGTCAGTATATTGCTGTCAGCTCAGCTACAGCTCACCCACACTATGACAGAGAAGGGGCAGCGTACAACATGGGCAATTCTTATGGAAAAAGTG GTTTTTTCTACAACATTATCCGTGTCCCTCCCCCTGAGAGCGAGGCAGCAAAGACGGATGCAGCTGACCTCACCGGAGCCGAAGTGATCTGCTCCATCCGTGCAGCTGAATCCAGAAAACCGTCCTATTACCACAGCTTTG tcatgtCAGAGAACTACATTGTGTTTGTTGAGCAGCCGATCAAGCTGGACCTGCTGAAGTTCATGCTGTACAAGATCCAGGGGAAGAGTTTCCACAAAATCATGACCTGGGAGCCTCAGTGTGGCGTCGTTTTCCACCTGGTGGACAGGCACACAGGAAAG GAGAGTGAGGTGAAGTACCTGGCAGCACCAATGTTCACACTGCATCAGATCAACGCCTACGAAGACAACGGGTTCCTGGTCATGGACATGTGCTGTGGCGACGATGGGAACGTCATTGGGGACTTCACCGTGGAGAACCTAAAACGAGAATCAGGAGAAGAATTGGACAAG TTCTATAACTTGCTGTGCCGAAACCTCCCAAGGAGATACGTCCTGCCTCTGGACGTGGACGAACAAACGCCTTTGGACCAAAACCTCGTCACGCTGGAGAACTGCAAAGCCACGGCGACGAAGACGAAACCGGCGGAG GTTTACATGACCCACGAGGAGCTCCACAGTGATGAGCTGCTGCAGTACGGAGGCCTCGAGTTCCCTCAGATCAATTACCTGCAGCACAACGGGAGACCGTACCGCTACTTTTACGCGTGTGGCTTTGGACACGTCTTCGCCGACTCCCTGCTCAAAATGGACGTCCACACCAAGGAGCTTAAG GTGTGGCGTTATCCCGGCTTGTATCCGTCTGAGCCTGTCTTTGTTGCTTCacctgaagctgctgaggaAGATGATGGAGTTGTCCTGTCAGTAATCATCACGCCTAGAAAG GAAAAAAGTACGTTTCTGCTCGTTCTGGATGCCAAGACCTTCACTGAGCTGGGCAGAGCCGAGGTCTCCGTCAGGGTCCCCTTTGGGACCCATGGAGTGTTTAACGAGATGGGCTAG
- the ela3l gene encoding elastase 3 like, which produces MIPIVLASVLIAGALGCGTPPIEPLTSRVVNGEDAKPHSWPWQISLQYNKDGEWRHTCGGSLIAANWVMTAAHCINKQLSYRVFVGKHNLVEDEAGSKAILPEKIVVHEKWNPIFVAFGNDIALIKLSESVTLSDQVQLACIPPAGTLLENLYPCYITGWGRLYTGGPIADKLQQALMPVADHATCSQPDWWGIAVRTTMVCAGGDGIVAGCNGDSGGPLNCKNANGVWEVHGIASFVSGLGCNFVKKPTVFTRVSAFNDWIDQTMMNN; this is translated from the exons ATGATCCCCATCGTGCTGGCTTCAGTGCTCATTGCTGGCG CCCTCGGGTGCGGCACCCCACCCATCGAGCCTCTAACTTCTCGTGTGGTCAATGGAGAGGATGCCAAGCCCCACAGCTGGCCCTGGCAG atcTCTCTGCAGTATAACAAAGATGGTGAGTGGAGGCACACTTGTGGAGGATCTCTGATTGCTGCCAACTGGGTCATGACTGCTGCTCACTGCATCAA CAAGCAGCTCTCCTACAGGGTGTTTGTGGGCAAACACAACCTGGTTGAGGACGAGGCTGGCTCCAAGGCCATCCTGCCCGAGAAGATCGTTGTCCACGAGAAGTGGAACCCCATCTTTGTGGCTTTCGG AAACGACATTGCCCTGATTAAGTTGTCCGAGTCTGTGACTTTGAGTGATCAGGTGCAGTTGGCGTGCATTCCCCCCGCTGGTACTTTGCTGGAGAACCTCTACCCCTGCTACATCACTGGGTGGGGCAGGCTCTACA CCGGAGGCCCCATTGCTGATAAGCTGCAGCAGGCTTTGATGCCTGTGGCCGACCACGCCACCTGCTCCCAGCCTGACTGGTGGGGCATCGCTGTTAGGACCACCATGGTGTGCGCCGGTGGTGATGGAATCGTGGCTGGATGCAAC GGTGACTCTGGCGGTCCCCTGAACTGTAAGAATGCTAATGGCGTCTGGGAGGTCCACGGTATTGCCAGCTTTGTGTCTGGCCTTGGCTGCAACTTTGTGAAGAAACCCACCGTCTTCACCAGAGTCTCTGCTTTCAATGATTGGATCGATCAG ACTATGATGAACAACTAA